The Candidatus Binatus sp. sequence CGCGAACCCCGGCGGCGGAAAATCGGCTGAACGCGGATAGTTGTGGGTGATGCCGTGATAGATAACATCGTAATCGACACCTAACTCGGTTGCAATCATGTAGTACTGGTTTGCGACGGCAAATTTGATGTAACGCCAGGCATTAGTAAAAAGCTTTGCCAGCTCGGCCTCGAGCGGCTGCATTTCAACGATCTCTTTGCTGAGCGAGGAAAACAGTTTGCGGCTCCGGGCGAGTCCCGCCGCGCTAAAGGCTGACACAATCTGCGGCAGGCCGAACAGTTCGCTGAGTCCACGGCCCTGCATGATTCTTTCCGGACATACTGCGAGGTCGATCTTGAAGCCGTGGGTTGACAGCCATCGCTCGATCCGTGCGGAGGTCCCCGGGTACAAGGTGCTGCGCAGGATAATCAGCTGCCCGTCTCGCAGATATGGCTTAAAGGATCTAAGGATGTCGTCGATAGCCTCGAAGGACGGTGTCAGGTGACTGTCGATAGGCGTTCCTACCACCAATACCAGCGCGTCGCTATTCGAGACGACGTGCGGATCGGCGCCAATTGTCAGGCGGCCACTGGCGAGAGCTTCGCGAAGCATCCTTTCGCCGTCTTCCTCCATGAAGGGCATCTCGCCGCGGCTTACTTGTCTGCTGGCTTCGCGATCAATGTCGTAGATCGCGACGCGCTTACCGCGAATCGCGAACGCGATCGAAAGCGGCAAGCCAACGTGGCCGCATCCGCCAATTACGCAAACGTCATAGGTCACAATTCATGACCTCCCAGGTTGACTATACATCATAACAGACAGTTCAAGTAGCCGGCCTGGTTGCAACTATGAACATCTGCTTGCCCATCAGCCACTGTGCGAGTCGCACCCTGAGGTATAGGCGCACCATCCAGCCTGCAGCCGGCAATCTGCTCTTGAACGTATAAGGAAGAAACCTGGGTATCGCTAGTTCTATCCGAAAGCCATTCTTGACCAGTGCTTCCTGCATGCTGAGATGGCTAAGCGGAGTGAAGTGATCATAGAAGTCCCAGTAACGCGAACCGAGGTACCGAATATTGGGTTGCAGGATGAGAAGCTTGCCGCCCGGTCGAAGGCGACCAAGAATTTGCGTAAGGACCGTATCGAGGTCGCGCTTGGTTTCGAGGTGCTCAAAGAAATTACTGACAAAAGCCACGTCGAATGAGTCAGGCGGCAAGGCCGACATATCGCGGCAGTCGCCGACGACCACGCTTACGCCCGGAGCCGCGTAGCGAGCTATGTCCGGGTTCGCATCCAGGGCCACCTTGTGCCCGCATTCGATGTGGTTGATGAACTCGCAATAACCGGCGGCGACGTCAAGCACGCGATCGCGCGGCCCCACATAGCGGCTGAAAAAGTCATGGCACAAGATGGCCCACACGCGGTCCTTGGCCGCGACTTCCGTCTCGGAAAAACGGGCCTGGTAAAGCCGTGCAAGCTGGCGAGCTTCGCTACTATCGATCGCGGAGTTCGATTTCGTCAATTGATCACCCGGCGCTGCAATCGATCCTAGGCGAAACAGCAAACGAACTAAAGCCCCGCGCGCAGCCATTCAGTTCCATGCTTGGATTGCTACAGGCGCAGTGGACTTACACCGGCTAGCTGCTCATCGTGCGCAGCGGGCTGAGGCCGCTTGTTCGCGATGCTCCTCCTGGGCGCGATACTGGTGGTTTATTGGCGGCTATCACAGCGGCATCGATTTCGCGGGCCGCAACCGGCGACGGCGCAAGAAATCGCGAAGATGGAAGCGGCGCTCAGCCAATAGGAATTCAGCATTTTCGCTTGCGCCCGCGATTTGACGCCAGATTAATCGTTCCTTGCTCTTGCAGAATGCGGTCGACTAGATCGATAGTACAGTCGTCAATTATCCGATCGGTATGTTGATGCCGGGAAGGGCGACGCCCGGCAAGTTGATGGCCGCAGGCTTGAGGTAGAAATGGCTCTGAAACAGTCTGTACGCGAAGAAACGCACAAGGTCGGCGCAGATCAGCTAATCGTGCTCAAGGGCGGATCGGGCAAGGCGGTGCTCATACTGCATGAAGAGTTGGGATATCCGGGCTGGATGAAATGGAACGAGGCGCTGAGCGAGCGGCGAACTTTGGTGACGCCGCTCTACCCCGGGTACGGGCGCACTCCCAGGGCCGACTGGATCATGAACATCCGCGATTTGGGGAACTTTATCGCGCGCTTCGTGCGGGAGCAGAATCTCGCGCCGATCGACGTGATCGGTTTTTCGCTTGGCGGATGGGTTGCGGCTGAAATGGCGGCGAACGATCCGGCGATCTTTTCGAAAATCGTGCTGATCGCGCCGACCGGTATTCGTCCGCCCGAAGGCGAGATCAAGGATCTGTTCACGGTGCCGGCGCTGATCTATCTGCGCGAGTCGGTGCTTAAATATGAATCTTCGAAAGAGTTCAGCGCACTCTACGACGGCGGCCTTTCGCCTGAACAATACGAGGCGTTCGAGGATGCGCGCGCGGAAACGGCGCGGCTCGCATGGCAGCCCTACATGTTCAATCCGAGCCTGCCGCATCTGCTCGACGGCACTGCGAATGCGCCGACCTTGCTAGTGTGGGGACGCGACGATCAGGTGGTGCCGCTTTCAGCGTGCCAGGTGTATCAGAAGTCGATGAAGAACGTGCGCGCGTTGGTGCTCGACGGATGCGGTCATCGGCCGGAAGTGGAGAAATCGGAACAGTTCATCAAGGAAGTGCAGAATTTTCTCGGATAACGAAACGAGCGGAGGACGGCTATGCATATAATGTGGTTCACCGAACGGCAGTATCACTACGATCCCGAAACCGAACCGGAACGGAGCGCGAAGCTGGAGAATCAGATCCTCCGCAATCGCAGCTTTTTCGGTTTGCCCAACGAGAATTTCGATGCGCAGCAAGGATCGATGCTGCTCAACGAGTACCTCGACGAAAAGATTTACTCCGAAGATCTCGGCTTCGACGGGCTGATGCTCAATGAGCATCACGGCACGCCGTTTTGCCTCGGCGCGGTGATGGACGTCGAGGCGGCGGTGCTGGCGAAAGCCACCAAGAAGGCGAAGATCGTGCTGCTGGGCAATCCGGTGCCGACGGTCGCGAATGCGCTGCGGCTCGCGGAAGAGCTCGCGATGATCGATCTGATCTCGAAGGGGCGGCTGGTGCCCGGATGGGTGCGTGGCGCCGGCAGCGAGCAGCTCGCCAACAACGCCAATCCCGCTTACAACCGCGAGTACTTCGAGGAAGGCGTCGATTTCATCTTGAAGGCGTGGACCAAGCCGGGGCCGTTCCGCTACGAGGGCAAGCATTTTCATTTCCGCTTCGTGAATCCGTGGGTGCTGCCGCTGCAGAAGCCGCATCCGCCGATTTGGATTCCCGGGCTGATCAGTCCCGACACGGCAGTGTGGTGCGCGAAGAAGCGCTTCCCGTATATCGCGCTCGCGACGCGACTCGAGCCGACCGTCGAGATGTGGAATATGTACACCGAGGCGGCGGCGCGCGAAGGCTACCAGGCGGGGCCGGAGAATTTCGGTTATCTGCAGCCGGTGTTCGTCAGCGACAATCAGCAGCGCGCCGAAGAACTCGGCAAACGATTTCTGTACGGCGGCGCGTTCGCGCATTTCGCGCGGCCCGAGTGGATGTTCCCGCCCGGATACAATTCGAAAGAGGCGACCCGCCGCCTCGCACGGCTGCCATTGGCCGAGAACCTGCCGGGCAAACCGATCCATGAAGGCGGTGGCAACGAGACCGACGAGGAACTCAAGGAACTGCGCGACGGTGTTTACGCGCGGTACGATGAAAGCAGGCGCAACTTGCAGATGATCGCGGGCACGCCCGACTACGTGATTCCGCGGCTGCGCAAGGTGCTCGAGGTCTTGCGGCCGGGAATCTTCTCGTTCTGGCTCGACGGACCGGTGGGCTACAAGGATCGAGTCAAGTGCCTCGAGATGCTCGGCCGCGACGTTATACCCGCGATGCGCGAGATGGGAAAGGAACTCGGACTCGTCGATCCGTTCCAGCGCGCGCCGGGCTCGGTGCCGCTCGCGTCGGGGCGCAAGCCTGAGAGCGTGGCGCATCCGGACGGGCTCGCCTCGATGCCCGCATAGCGCGGCGCGGCCCCAACGGAGAGCATGTTCAGAATCGGCAAGCTGTTTCATCTGACCCAGGTCGT is a genomic window containing:
- a CDS encoding nucleotide sugar dehydrogenase, translating into MTYDVCVIGGCGHVGLPLSIAFAIRGKRVAIYDIDREASRQVSRGEMPFMEEDGERMLREALASGRLTIGADPHVVSNSDALVLVVGTPIDSHLTPSFEAIDDILRSFKPYLRDGQLIILRSTLYPGTSARIERWLSTHGFKIDLAVCPERIMQGRGLSELFGLPQIVSAFSAAGLARSRKLFSSLSKEIVEMQPLEAELAKLFTNAWRYIKFAVANQYYMIATELGVDYDVIYHGITHNYPRSADFPPPGFAAGPCLFKDTMQLASFTQNSFFLGHAAMLVNEGLPQFIVNSLRKSEPDLAFKVVGILGMAFKAEVDDERDSLSHKLRSLLEIEAGGVLCADPYVRRPGLLPADTVIDRSDIVIVATPHKAYKNLDFGDKRVIDIWNLRGQGRRL
- a CDS encoding bifunctional 2-polyprenyl-6-hydroxyphenol methylase/3-demethylubiquinol 3-O-methyltransferase UbiG is translated as MAARGALVRLLFRLGSIAAPGDQLTKSNSAIDSSEARQLARLYQARFSETEVAAKDRVWAILCHDFFSRYVGPRDRVLDVAAGYCEFINHIECGHKVALDANPDIARYAAPGVSVVVGDCRDMSALPPDSFDVAFVSNFFEHLETKRDLDTVLTQILGRLRPGGKLLILQPNIRYLGSRYWDFYDHFTPLSHLSMQEALVKNGFRIELAIPRFLPYTFKSRLPAAGWMVRLYLRVRLAQWLMGKQMFIVATRPAT
- a CDS encoding alpha/beta fold hydrolase — its product is MALKQSVREETHKVGADQLIVLKGGSGKAVLILHEELGYPGWMKWNEALSERRTLVTPLYPGYGRTPRADWIMNIRDLGNFIARFVREQNLAPIDVIGFSLGGWVAAEMAANDPAIFSKIVLIAPTGIRPPEGEIKDLFTVPALIYLRESVLKYESSKEFSALYDGGLSPEQYEAFEDARAETARLAWQPYMFNPSLPHLLDGTANAPTLLVWGRDDQVVPLSACQVYQKSMKNVRALVLDGCGHRPEVEKSEQFIKEVQNFLG
- a CDS encoding LLM class flavin-dependent oxidoreductase, translating into MHIMWFTERQYHYDPETEPERSAKLENQILRNRSFFGLPNENFDAQQGSMLLNEYLDEKIYSEDLGFDGLMLNEHHGTPFCLGAVMDVEAAVLAKATKKAKIVLLGNPVPTVANALRLAEELAMIDLISKGRLVPGWVRGAGSEQLANNANPAYNREYFEEGVDFILKAWTKPGPFRYEGKHFHFRFVNPWVLPLQKPHPPIWIPGLISPDTAVWCAKKRFPYIALATRLEPTVEMWNMYTEAAAREGYQAGPENFGYLQPVFVSDNQQRAEELGKRFLYGGAFAHFARPEWMFPPGYNSKEATRRLARLPLAENLPGKPIHEGGGNETDEELKELRDGVYARYDESRRNLQMIAGTPDYVIPRLRKVLEVLRPGIFSFWLDGPVGYKDRVKCLEMLGRDVIPAMREMGKELGLVDPFQRAPGSVPLASGRKPESVAHPDGLASMPA